CTTGAAGTCGAGGTAGAAGTCGGTGATGCCATAGTGCTCGAAGTTGTTCTTCACGCGATCCTTGACGCTGCGGACGATGTCGTCGATCTTCGAGATCATGATCGGATCCTTGACGCCGGCGCACGAGATGGTGCGATAGCCTACGCGGCGCACGCCTTCGAGCTTGACGAAGAACTTGTCCGTGGGGACGAACTTCGATCCGGCCACCTTCACCTTGTTGTCGTCCACCTGCGTGAAGGTACACTCGTGCAAGTCGAGGGCGCCACCGGGGCCAGGCAGTACGTAAGGGTTGGTCTTTTCGTAGAGCGTATGGGCGGCGATGGAGAGCGTGGTGCACTTGCGCAGGGGCGAGAGGGGCTCGAGCACAAAGTGATCCTTGCGGAGGTAGCCGAACATGCAGTCGCTACCGCTGCCGGGCAGGGCGGCGATGGCGGCACACTCGAGGATCTTGCCCATGTGGAGCGCCAAGGCCTTGTCGTAGCCCTGCTTGATGGCGAGGGCGGCGAAGACGGCGGGGTCGTACGAGCGACCGGCGATGATCACGTTCGCGCCTTCGTCCAAGGCTTTGATGTAGGGCTCTTCGCCGATCTGAGCGACGATGTGTACGGCCTCGTCGACGTCCTTTTCGGCGATCTCTTTGGCCGGGTGCAGGGGCGTCACTTGACCCTTGCGGAGCTTCTCCTTAACGAGCTCTTTGTCCAGCTCGGAGCCGATGATGGCCATCTTGAAGCTGAGCTTCTTCTCGCGGGCGATCTCCTTGACGATGTCCACGGCCCAGTCCAGATGCGGCGTAGCACCGCTGCCGCCGGCCGTGCCGACGATGACGGGGATGCCGGCCTCGATGGCGGCGGGGATCATAATCTCTAAGTCGCGCTTCACCGAGTTGCGGTCGGTGAACGACTTGCCGGCGCCGAGGTAATAGGGGCCGGGATCGGACGATCCGGCGTCGACAGCAATGACGTGCGGCGCACGTTTCATGCCCTCCACGAACGACTCCATCGGGAAGCCGTAGCCCAGGATGGCGGTGGGGGATAAGACTCTTAATTCTTCCATTTCTATTTAGAGGGTAGAGGTTAGAGGGTAGAGGGTAGAGGTTAGAGATCGGAGGATAGAGATCATCTATCCTCTATCCTCTACCCTCTAAAGGTTTTACTTCTTCGCTTTCCGGATGGCCAGGATACGGCTCATCTCGTTGAATACAATCATATAGCCCTCGTCGACGCCCATGCCCGGCTTAGCCAGATACTGTACGGGCTGAGTGGCCATAGCGATGTGTGCGCAGACTTCGGCCGAGCGGTTCGTCTCGTTGCAGGTGCCGCCGAGGTAGGCGCCCATGCCG
The sequence above is drawn from the Tannerella serpentiformis genome and encodes:
- a CDS encoding acyclic terpene utilization AtuA family protein; protein product: MEELRVLSPTAILGYGFPMESFVEGMKRAPHVIAVDAGSSDPGPYYLGAGKSFTDRNSVKRDLEIMIPAAIEAGIPVIVGTAGGSGATPHLDWAVDIVKEIAREKKLSFKMAIIGSELDKELVKEKLRKGQVTPLHPAKEIAEKDVDEAVHIVAQIGEEPYIKALDEGANVIIAGRSYDPAVFAALAIKQGYDKALALHMGKILECAAIAALPGSGSDCMFGYLRKDHFVLEPLSPLRKCTTLSIAAHTLYEKTNPYVLPGPGGALDLHECTFTQVDDNKVKVAGSKFVPTDKFFVKLEGVRRVGYRTISCAGVKDPIMISKIDDIVRSVKDRVKNNFEHYGITDFYLDFKIYGKKGVMAMFKDAEESHSDELLIIIEAVAATQEQANTICGFARSTMLHFGYEGRIATAGNLAFPFSPSDAKMGEVFEFNIYHLMQVDNSTELFPARYISFNQGQE